A section of the Microbacterium forte genome encodes:
- a CDS encoding X2-like carbohydrate binding domain-containing protein — MKTHRQRRRAASITGALAATALVLSLAPGATWATAATPTPTPAPEATPVSTPSPPAEDSPETPPPAEDSPETPPPAEDSPETPPPAEESPETTPPTEDPTPTESEPAPSASPDATQAPPAKEAAKATSDADDGISELSAKPYMGWSSYSMQVYEGGQWITADQIMAQSDAMHDKLQDFGYEYINIDAGWNGGQDEYGRPIPSTTLFPDGLDAVIDHVHGNGQKVGLYLIPGMSLETAQKALPIYNAPGCTTENLLKQPLQQGDYWGFGYRLDFDNPCTQKYIDSIADLLGEWGVDFIKFDSVTPGSGIGDLSMDAREEVAAWSEALERNGIWFELSWAVDINYADYWKQYADGWRIDWDVECYCGDEALTTWENVARLFPRLSDWWRHAGPAGWNDLDSLNVGNGRMDGLTRDERRTATTLWATSAAPMYLGNDLTNLDEFGLDLITNREVIAVNQAGVPARPVWTGTKQQVWYALNPDGTYTVALYNLGRADADITVDWSDIGLDGSAKIRDLWAGKNLGTEADGFTAESVPIHGVRLLKVTPAKQAVLTVNDDSLRVGYDGDWIRNDGNEVPATSQPFTVAVSDTPGGGTPTPPATGLTVTLNDDDARIGYSGSWGDSNNRGLGDHGDDVHYAETNGAAFEYTFQGTGIQYVTEKHESQGEVEIYLDGQLVETVDTSLPAADGRLSQQVVYGVADLASGSHTLRVVKKSGSFMLLDKLVVTLDSQLSTTSGAFNKAAPADVAVDVLRDPGELASISVAGDALERDVDFTLSGSTVTIRSSYLATLPVGDTILDFDFTGDHLDDVHATVADGASVAFSFRGTGVSWIGPKGPDQGTVDVYIDGKKVESIDTHNESRVSTQELFSVSGLKDKEHTIKIVKTSGDVLRTDVFRYTVKKVG; from the coding sequence AGTCTCGCCCCCGGCGCGACCTGGGCGACTGCGGCGACGCCCACCCCGACGCCTGCGCCGGAAGCGACCCCGGTCTCCACGCCGTCACCACCCGCGGAGGACTCTCCCGAGACGCCGCCCCCGGCGGAGGACTCTCCCGAGACGCCGCCCCCGGCGGAGGACTCTCCCGAGACGCCGCCCCCGGCGGAGGAATCCCCCGAGACCACGCCCCCGACGGAGGATCCGACGCCGACCGAATCCGAGCCCGCCCCCTCGGCCTCGCCCGATGCCACCCAGGCACCGCCGGCGAAGGAGGCGGCGAAAGCCACGTCGGACGCCGACGACGGGATCTCCGAGCTGTCCGCGAAGCCCTACATGGGCTGGAGCAGCTACAGCATGCAGGTCTACGAGGGCGGCCAGTGGATCACCGCCGATCAGATCATGGCGCAGTCCGATGCCATGCACGACAAGCTGCAGGACTTCGGCTACGAATACATCAACATCGACGCAGGGTGGAACGGCGGCCAGGACGAGTACGGACGCCCGATACCCAGCACGACGCTGTTCCCCGACGGGCTGGATGCCGTGATCGACCACGTGCACGGCAACGGCCAGAAGGTCGGCCTGTACCTCATCCCCGGCATGAGCCTGGAGACCGCTCAGAAGGCGCTTCCGATCTACAACGCGCCGGGCTGCACCACCGAGAACCTGCTCAAGCAGCCCCTGCAGCAGGGTGACTACTGGGGCTTCGGCTACCGCTTGGATTTCGACAACCCCTGCACGCAGAAGTACATCGACTCGATCGCCGACCTGCTCGGCGAGTGGGGTGTGGACTTCATCAAGTTCGACAGCGTGACGCCGGGTTCCGGCATCGGCGACCTCTCGATGGATGCTCGCGAGGAGGTGGCCGCCTGGTCTGAGGCTCTCGAACGCAACGGCATCTGGTTCGAGCTGTCGTGGGCGGTCGACATCAACTACGCCGACTACTGGAAGCAGTACGCCGACGGCTGGCGCATCGACTGGGACGTCGAGTGCTATTGCGGCGACGAGGCGCTGACGACCTGGGAGAACGTCGCGCGTCTGTTCCCGCGGCTCTCCGACTGGTGGCGCCACGCCGGACCCGCCGGATGGAACGACCTCGACTCCCTCAATGTCGGAAACGGCAGGATGGACGGCCTCACCCGCGACGAACGGCGCACGGCGACGACGCTGTGGGCGACATCTGCCGCCCCGATGTACCTCGGCAACGACCTCACGAACCTCGACGAGTTCGGCCTCGACCTGATCACCAATCGCGAGGTCATAGCCGTGAACCAGGCGGGTGTCCCCGCGCGACCGGTCTGGACCGGCACGAAGCAGCAGGTCTGGTACGCACTCAACCCCGATGGCACATATACGGTCGCGCTGTACAACCTCGGTCGTGCAGACGCCGACATCACCGTCGACTGGTCTGACATCGGTCTCGACGGATCCGCGAAGATCCGCGACCTCTGGGCCGGCAAGAACCTGGGCACGGAGGCCGACGGCTTCACAGCCGAGAGCGTGCCGATCCATGGTGTGCGTCTGCTGAAGGTGACGCCAGCGAAGCAGGCCGTGCTCACGGTGAACGATGACTCGCTGCGCGTCGGCTACGACGGAGACTGGATCCGCAACGACGGCAACGAAGTCCCGGCGACATCGCAGCCGTTCACCGTCGCCGTGTCCGACACCCCGGGGGGTGGCACGCCCACCCCGCCCGCCACAGGTCTCACGGTGACGCTGAACGACGACGATGCACGCATCGGCTACAGCGGCTCGTGGGGGGACAGCAACAATCGAGGACTCGGCGATCACGGCGACGATGTGCACTACGCAGAGACCAACGGAGCGGCGTTCGAGTACACGTTCCAAGGCACCGGCATCCAATACGTCACCGAGAAGCACGAGTCGCAGGGAGAGGTCGAGATCTACCTCGACGGTCAGCTCGTGGAGACCGTGGACACGTCGCTTCCTGCGGCGGACGGCCGACTCTCGCAGCAGGTCGTCTACGGCGTCGCCGACCTCGCGAGCGGGAGCCACACCCTGCGTGTGGTGAAGAAGTCCGGCTCCTTCATGCTCCTCGACAAGCTGGTCGTCACGCTCGACAGCCAGCTGAGCACGACCTCGGGAGCCTTCAACAAGGCCGCGCCCGCCGATGTCGCCGTCGACGTGCTGCGGGATCCCGGCGAGCTCGCCTCGATCAGCGTCGCCGGCGATGCGCTCGAGCGCGACGTCGACTTCACGCTGTCAGGCAGCACGGTCACGATCCGCTCGTCGTACCTTGCGACGCTTCCCGTCGGCGATACGATCCTGGACTTCGACTTCACGGGAGACCACCTCGATGACGTGCACGCCACCGTGGCTGACGGAGCGTCCGTGGCATTCAGCTTCCGCGGAACCGGCGTCTCGTGGATCGGTCCGAAGGGCCCTGACCAGGGCACGGTCGACGTCTACATCGACGGCAAGAAGGTCGAGA